A window of Macrotis lagotis isolate mMagLag1 chromosome 1, bilby.v1.9.chrom.fasta, whole genome shotgun sequence genomic DNA:
TGGGTGGTTTCTGGCCTGCAAAGTGGTGGGATGTATGTCTCCGGGGCTACAAGGGACAAGACTTACTCATTATAGTTAATGAGGATTCATTTCCATAACTTGTCGGTTGGTCATTCTTTGTCACAATATCATTTTGAGAAATTCTTTAGTATCTTTCAATCCAGCTTTTTTAGGaaagttcttttcatttaaattaatattGTTTCCAGCTGATTGTGGGGACTAGGAATGATGTCCAACATCATCCCCTTATGCCTGCCTTCCCTTTACCCCAAGTGAGGGATAGGGCCAGAGATTTTACTGGTTGCAGGGTTTAAGATGGGTGGGACTTAATTACCTCTTTGTCTGTGCTGgcaatttaaagtaattttatctTCCTATTTCTTGTTCCCCGGCATAGAGTGGAATTGGGAAAGCAGTTGGCCAAGAAAATTGAGCCTGAGTTGGACTCTGATAAACCTGTGACCTCTCATGATGCCTCCACCAATGGGCTGATCAGCTTTATCAAGAAGCACCGGGCCTAAATCATAAAGCTGATGCCTGTTTCCCCCTGTGACCCAGTCTGTTGTTTTGTGATGTGATCTGTGTTGTAGTGACCACTGTCCTGTCACAGAGATCTTCTTGTAGTCCTCAGACAGGTTGCTTCCTGTTTGTCAGGAAAACAAGTCCCACCACTTCATGAAGCCAGTTCAGTCTGGTGTGTCTCTAATTTTTCCATCCCCAGTGTCACAAGCAAGCTCTCACTATCCTTCCTTTGCACTGATGCAGGTTCAGCCTTTCCTTCAGGctgtgctaaaaaaaaaaaaataaagatgactgGCAAGATCGTGTGGCTGCTTTCTTCCTCTGGTAATTCAAAAGGTTTATGAATTCTGAGTTGGACCTTACCCCAAGGACTGAGagttcaaaagcaaaataaagagtCTCTACCTTCTAGAAGCTTATATCTATTCTTTGTTGGGAGTCGAATAAGGGAGGCTAGCAGAAATACtatttatttaagggaatagTGGGGTAGCACCGATGGAAAGCCATAGCTGATGGAATCGGTAAGATGTGGCAGAGTGCCTCAGCCGAGCTGAGGGGCCTCACGTGCATTTCAGTACCGACCACCCGTTAGTGGAGAGGTTCTGTGGGCAGCAGGACATTCAGAgaggagagtgtgtgtgtgtgtgtgtgtgtgtgtgtgtaggggaggGCTGGTGTGGTCATGGGACATCTGGCAGACACAGGTCGGACCCACAGTGTCTGAGCCTCGACCACATGTGTGCCCCCCACGTGCCTCGGTCATATGTGTCCGGCGGGGCCATGGAGGATGGGCTGCGAGATGGGCCACAACTAGCTCAGCCGCAGGATCGGGAGAGGCCGGGGGAGGCCTGAGCTCGGGGGCTGCAGAGACTGGGCTGGGAACCCAGAGAAAAGGAGTTCtcctacacccaaagggcaacaaaaatgtgcataccctttgatccagcgataccgctactgggtctatacccagaagagatgatgaaaaagggcaaaaacatcacttgtacaaaaatattcatagcagccccgtttgtggtggcaaagaattggaaatcaagtgaatgtccttcaattggggaatggcttagcaaactgtggtaaatgtatgtcatggaacactattgttctattagaaaccaggagggaagcctggaggaatttgtatgaactgatgctgagtgatatgagcagaaccagaaaaacactgcacaccctaacagcaacatgggagtgatgttcaaccttgaaggactcgctcattccatcagtgcaacaatcagggacaatttggggctgtctgcaaaggaaagtgccatcggtatccagagaaagaaccatggagattgaacaaagttcaaggactattccattcaatttagaaaaaaacatatcatctgatcttgttacctcttagacttttctttaaggatgtgatttctgtctcatcgtacccaatttggatcaaggtacaacatggaaacaaagtaaagactgacagattgcttcccgtgggggaggggtggagggagggaagtaagattgggggcgGAAATTGTTCagctcaaataacatctttaataaaaataaataaataaaaaagttctcCGCGCGCCCCTGGCGGCAGACTCCGGAAGTGCCGCCCTCGAGGAGAGAGCGGTGAATGGAGCCGAGCCAAGGGCGCGGCCCCGCGGCCGGCCGGGCGGGAGTCCGCCCCGGGGCGGCCTGCTCCCAGGCCCTGCCCGCTCCGGCTTCGGCGGAAAGGGCGCTGATCACGTGCCCCGCCGCCGGCCTGGCTTAAAGATCATGTTCCCTTCCGCTCGGCCGAGACTCCCAGAAGCCTGTCCCTCGGCGGAGTCCGTAGTTGGCGCGTGCGCACAAGGCACCATCGCTGTCATGGCGGCCGCGGGCGCTCCGGTGCTGCTGGGTCTTCGGGACGCGGAGATGCGGGGCGCCTTGGCGGCGTCCCAGGATGGCGCCTGGGCCGTCAATAAAGTGGGCGGCATTCCGGTGAGGGGGGTCACGGCTTCCGAGGTTGAAGCGGATCCGGGGCCTATGGGATGCGGTGGATGCGGCGTcgggcccgggccccgggccGCGGGCCCCTCCCCACCAGGCCCGGGCCTGACCGCGGGCCGCGGCCCTGTCTCCCCCAGGACAGCCTGCCGGCGGTGCCGGCCCCCCGGCCGGAGTGCAGGCGCTGCGCGGCCGCCATGGCCCTCGTGGTCCAGGTCTACTGCCCCCTGCAGGGCTCGCCTTTCCACCGGCTGCTGCACGTGTTCGCCTGCGTCCGCGCGGAGTGCGGGGGCCAGCCGTGCAGGTGCGTGCGGCcgcgcccctcccctccccctccgcccCTCCCCGAGCTGCCCCCGCCCCCTGTGCCCGGTCTCTTATAATGTACTTTTTTTAATCCAAGCTGGAAGGTGTTTCGCTCCCAGTTTCTGCAGGTGCAAGAGGATCACACGCAGGACCCCGGGACAAAGCAGGTGTGTGCGTTTTACATCTTTAAGCACCACGGGCCTTCAGTTTGTTCAGttgtcagttttttaaaaatatattttagggggcatagagcaccggccctggagacaggagtccctgagttcaaatccggcctcagacactaaataattacctagctgtgtggccttgggcaagccatttatccccatttgccttgcaaaaacctaaaaaaaaattacacatttatatatattttagtatatatataatatatacatattatatatatatatgtatatataaaatgggcaagccactttaaccccatttgccttggaaaaatctaagtgtatatatagatagatagattaaatAAGTAGGCTTATACTGAATTTTGAGGCAGATGACTTGATTTCTAGCGCTGACTGACAATTTGCTACCTGTGAACTTTTAACTTCTTTTCAAGGTATGCCATCATTTCCTCCATTTCCTTAAAGGCATTTggacaaaatgatttttaaaactttttccagGGCTGAACCTAATTCTCCAATGACCTTATATGCAAAGGTGAACCAAAAGTTCAAGAAGTTATTTGATAATCCAATTAATagtgataaaattaaaaatagattttacaaaaaaattttcctttgggACAGCTTTTTGAAGCAAGTGGTGAAAGTATTATTTagtccaattttacagatgaagaaactgagatgtaAGGAGTGTGTGATTTATCCAGGTTCATGTGGGAAATGTTCTATTTAAAAGCCAGATTTCTGGGTTTCTGCCTTTGagagttgttttctttctcttatgtTTTACTGACTGGATTCAGTTTCAATGAGCAtttcccagaatcacagaattttgagaTTTGACTGGGATTTCTCAGCTATCTAATCTAGCCCATACTCAAAAAAGAATCCCCCCTACTACATGCCTAATACATAGTCTCCAATCTCTCCTATTATATATTGATATAGCCCATTCTACTTGTAAACTACTGTAATTATtacaacattttttcttttatgcttagattggcttttttaaaataaaacaacttttaactcATTGGTTCTGGTTCTATCAACCAGGACTAAAATGAATTAAGTCTCATCCTTCTCTGTGACAACTTTTCATATAACTAAAGATAGTGCCCTTGACCCTGAATCTTCTCTGGTCTACATTCTTAGTTTTCTTCATCTGATCCTTTTATGGCATAGACTTTCGCCATCCTGCTTGCCTTCTTCTGGTACTTTTAGTGTATCATAGTCCTTAAACTGTTGCCTAAAACTGAACATAGAACTTCAAATGATTCTTTAGAAGGACTGTATACACAAAATCAAGTTACTTCTGATTCTTGGAACCTAGGCTCCTTTCAGTGCACCTCAGGATTGCATTAGCTTCTTTGGCTGCCACCTCACTCTGCTCATTCATATAGAGTTGCTGTTCCACTAGGCAGCTTTgatctttttcagataaactaCTGTCTAAATCACAAATCTCTCATCCTGTAtttttgaagttgatttttttttcttgtacacTAGTGTAAGACCTTGTATTTCTCTCTGTTACATTTCATCTTAATAGGTTCAGCCCCTACTCTAGCCTAGAGGTGTCAAACTCTTGCAGATTAAAATGATTAAgcaatgtttaacaaaataaaaacacaataggACATGATGTTAATGTAtggttttctaaattaatatgtGACTTGCAGAGATCAGTTCTATTTTAGTTTGACATCACTATTCTGGCctatcagaatttttttggattctgTCATGGAGTATATTAGTTGCCCTTCCCAGCTTAGTGTCATCTTGATgatctattttataaaattttcaagcccacatttttatttattttgccttttatcttgtatcatttcctatttttctcttagCTTTGATCAGGTTGTTCCTTCTAGATCTGCAATTTTGCTCTATTGTTACTGGGTTAATGTGAAATGTTGAGAATGACAGATGGAAATTGAAATACTTTACGGTCTGGTAGTTATATTCAGTTATaatgtcattatttttcttaCAACTGGTAttccaattaaaaataatttccggggaggctaggtggcgtagtagataaagcactggccttggagtcaggagtacctgggttcaaatctggtctcagacacttaataattacctagctgtgtggccttgggcaagccacttaaccccatttaccttgcaaaaaaaaaacctaaaaaaaattaataatttcggcagctttttatttcatttttaatattcttattttgttaatatttttaaattagtatTCTTTATTCACATGAAAATAAAGTTGACTATCAAATATCTGAATTCACAAATTCTTTAGACCTTCTAAACTTTATAGTAAACATTTAGATAACTTGTCTTTGTATATATTGCCTCTTCTGGACACTATTTATggtgaaaatattttccaatggTGAAATATTTTGCAGTGTTCTGGAAAAGTAAAAATTAGTAATCTGTACTGGCATTGACATTTCAAAAAACATAATAACACAAATAATATCATTGTTACTGTTTGTTCTATTgcagaaagagaagaataacTTTGCGGTTGAAGACTGGTGTGAAGGAGCAGAGGACTGGGGAGACGACAGTGAAAGTGATCTTGCACCATGGATTACCAATGATCTGCTTGACTCAAATGCAGGAGATAACATAAATGTAGATGAAGATATAGAATGTATGTCCCAATTCCAAAAACTCAAACTAGATGAAACTTTAAGTGACTCTTGTTCCTTTGGTCATACAAGACCAGCTGAAGAAGGACATGCCTTGCCTCACTCATCAGATCCTGTGTTTCAGCCCTACTACATCAATGTTGTGGATGAGGAAGATTATACTAACTTTGTTGATACAAATCATGCCCAAAAACTTCTTCAAGAGTATAGACAAAGGGAGGGAGTTGAATTGGAACTTCTTATAGCTCAAAGGTGAGAATGTTTGCAGTGGAGAGGAAATTGGGGCAGAAGGCCATCAATGGCTTATTAGATTAAAGGTGATAGAAGAAACAAACTCCTCACTTTTACTATTCTTCCAGAACCTGTCACCTTGTTAAGGActtataaagcaaaataaaacacttGACAAGAGCTATAGTGGAGAGTATTATTTACAACAGGGTACAGAAGATGGAAATCCTCAAGTTACTAAGAAGTCAAAAGAGTGGAATCTAGTCTTGCTTTTGCCAtcatatgaccttggtcaagttggTCAGTTTTCTTAGtctccctcatttgtaaaatgaaagatttgcaTTAGATGGTCTTTGAGGATACTCAGGAATTTAGTGATCCCAAAATTCCAGAATTAAAGAATTATGTAGAATCTAAAATTCCgaaagaaaaattccatgtaTTAATAGTTTTGTTGACTTAAATTTGGAGAAAAGTTTAGTAAATTTACTTTGTGTCAGAGTATGATGGACTTATTTTTAACTTGAAGAATAATATTGCctgaaatagaggaagaaaatctatctcagataatatattttttctcttttaaaataaaatcttttctcccCTCCAGCTATAACTAGTAACATgactcttctgtttctttttatagttttatttttgacaGTGGTGAAAGATATGAGAAGGCTGTTTCTAAAAGTaatgataaaatgttttataaatttatgaaaagaatATCTGCCTGCCGTGAACAGATTCTAAGGTAAAGAAGGGGGTGCTTTGGGGCTGTCCTGTTTACAATTTGAAAAGAGGTACAGCATTTACTATTTAGGTATGGTAGTaaactttttgttgttttaatacTAAGTATGAAGGATTTGTGGTATTAATGGTAATATTCAACAGAAAAAAACCAAGcagcttttatttctttccctttctatggTGAAATTCTTGAGTTAAGAGTTGTCTTGAGATGGAAATGTATTAAATGTATTAATTGTTCCTTTGAGAAAAGTAGGTGAGTGGCAGTTTGTAAAACTGCCTTAAATAGttctctaataaataaatatttaaagatgctTTATAACTTGTATAGAAAGAAAGTAGTTGGATTGTATTTATGTGGGTTTTTGTGTCTAAGGGTTTCTGTCTTTTCCTTTAGGTACTCTTGGAATGGGCAGCCTCTCTTTATAACCTGCCCTTCACCAGATGTTACTGAGATTCCATCCTGCAGTAACTGTGGAAGCTACAGAATATTTGAGTTTCAGCTTATGCCTGCATTGGTCAGCATGCTCAAAAACACTCTGTTAGGTAGTAAACTCTATTATTTTAACTGAGCTATTTAGCATTAATTTGACATACTATTAATGATTTGTAACCAAAGCCTTCCTTTCAAATGCTTTCTTTTGGCATCTTGAAGACTATGCCAACAAAAAAGTAAGCTCTAATTCTAATCTTATCAAGTTAGAAAAGCTACAAGTATGTATTAAGTTCTAGATATTTTTTAAGGAAAGGCATGACTAGCATGTGGAGAGGGGGCTATCATCAAAGAGTTGagtaataaatgttaaatttttttggaTAGTCCAGCTCAAAAAGCCATGCATTCAAAGATATGAAAAGATTTCTGCTTTGGTAGAGTAAAGTGTGCATCTTGATGAAATCAtgatatctttttattatataatattataatcttTTTATAAGTTTGGGTagatttgtcatttaaaaaaagggaTTAGGGTGGGATGGGACTCTCGAAGTCTGTTTTTATACAAGTGGTATTTATAAACAGTTTGTTCCAGAAACTTGTCATTTgtttttagaaatcattttgtaATCAGTTAAATAATCAGACTAATATAATATGTGGAAAAAAGGTAACTAGCATATAGGAGGTATTGAATTTATCTTCATTgtgtaatgaaaaaaatctgaatttttagaattttttctttgtgaaACTCTTTATTTGGTTTCCATTATATTATAGTATCTTTGCCTGTACTTtttagaattattcatttttatttcctttattaacTTAcacttgttttcttctatttatgttttctcttttaaagacCTTATCCTTCCATACCTTGAACTAATATTACAGTGGCTATAACTCCAGTTCATACTGCTTCCTTGAATTCTACTTAATATATCTCCAGACTGGCTATAGGACAtttttaatttcacctttaatctTAATGCATCTAAAATGCATCTTACTTAATTCTTATtggtgaattatttttcttcttgttatctttgactctttcctttttttttaataaacccaGTAAGTTACTAAATGATGTTGACTCAGTAAATCCAGTAGCCTATTACAGGCAGAGAAGCTAAAGCAGAGAGgattttcaaccttttttttttttgttatagctTGACAGTATGATTGAAGCTTAGGGACCCCTTCTCAGAGTGtcattaaatgcataaaataaataagatttggGATTATATTTAAATGcagttatcaaatatttttaagtccACTGACCTGAAATATATCCATTTCCTTACCCTAAAGGTAGATTTTATCAATTAACCCGTTTCTATTGCTTCCACAAATTTGAATTTCTTAATATAGTCACATTTTCTGTTTGTACTACAGCTTTGACTAGAGTTCAATATGCTTATGATTTCACTTTGTGAAATATTTGTCTTTAGTTTTTGTTCTGATTTTGGTAGGAATTCAGGTATTAGAGAGGAAAAGGACTTTTCAAAGctacattttatctttatattactTTTCTCCatccaatttaaaatttttctcctaagTTATAATTGGAAAGTTTGATAACTCTTGGAATGTGTCTAAAAATTGGAATAACCTTATGAGAATAATTATACTCCTGTCAGTCACATTTGCAGGTTCCTTAGCCTGAGCCAagttaataaaatgaatttcaaaatacAAGTGAATATATTTCAAAGgaatttctgtatatatatatctatatatctatatctgtctatctgcatatatatatatatgtatgtatatatatcttgtgTCTTACAGATATCTCTGTTGAGTTTGGAACTGTTTTAATTTATACTTGTCAGAAGAGTTGTTGGCCCACTAATCATCACACTCCAATGGAAGAGGTTTGTGTTATACAAGAAGATCCAGatcaaatgttatttaaatagaatctttccttttccttgtgtaaataaaatttaatttttaaaccatCAAAAGCATTGTTGTTAAAAAGATGAGTTTTTGTGGCAAAAGACATCTGGGGATCATTTAAAAGTGTTAAATGCATCTTCCCAAATTTAATTCAactcaattttttcttatttattgccCCAAGAATTAATTTTCTCCTAGAAGTGGTATATTTCTGTCAATCACAGAATACCAAAGTCACAAAAGAATCAGAATTGTATATAACTTGGTGTGTATGTTTAAGTGAACAGTAGTATAATCACATTGGCATATATTGAAATtccataaaaaaattatctagcaCTGGAAATGAGAGGCTGGTTACAGCCCCAGATTTTAACAGTACCAGAGAAAGACCTCTAGCACTTTGGATGGGTACTTTCTAGAGAATTCATAGAAAGACAAGAACCAGTGGGGAAAGGAAATTGGAGTAAATTTGTCTGAcattaattagaagaaaatatcctCCACCTCTTCTTTAATCTgacagaaattattttctttctccatgaaaaacctaattaaaaatgagttggaaaagatgGATCATAGTACATCAAACTTCTACAATATCTGCCTAGTGTtcataaaaccaaaagaaatatgaTCCTTATTCAAACTGTGTTTCTGGGTTAATCAAGGGTCCTATCAAGGTGTCAAGGGATCAAAGAATGGTGCTGAAGGAATGGTATCTTCCTCAAATTACCCTTTTGAATTTGCTTTCCATGtgcttagatttttaaaaagtatgcttaaaAATTGTATAGTCATCAAAAATTGCATATgtttatacaaaaaaattattttgaatgctTATCCCTCTTGAGAAGGAGTGGTTTCACTgagtatctggcatatagtaagcacttgataaatacaTATTGATTAATATGTTACCCTACAAAgatttccttataatattgtGGAAAGGAACCTGGATTTCAGAGTAGACCTGAGTTTGGATTcttttgaaattctcctgttttcTTCCTATCTAaaggttttcttttctcatagtccaaattcttcatatacaaaatgactattttGTAAACATAataaacacaaatgtatgtgtACAAATTTTACCCTTCCCGCTCcgatgaggggagggaggtgggaaggaagagtggtagaaaaatgtaactTAAATATGCAAGTGcttaatgttgaaaaattttcataacatggaactgggaaaatatcaaataaataaaaagaaagtaatgaccaaaaaaatagtaagaatgaGGGATCACAGCCTTACCATTGTTCAAACTATATTCAGAGGaatagtcatcaaaattatttgatactAATATTTTAAGCAGAAAAGTTAATGCATGAAAGGGGCAAGATGAGCAAGAAAAGAAcgtattaaagaaaaaattagcaGTCCAATCTTTGATAAGCCTCAAAAAATAAGTTACTgagtaaaaatcttttttttttttaacaaaaggaaaaactggTTTTCAAAGTAGACCGGGGTTCAACTATAGCCTCTGTTGACTTACTGTCTTagaggctcttttttttaatttaaaatttattaatttacatattactgcaatagtcttattgtaaaagtaaacaatcccccccccccaagatagagaaacctcatggaaaaaaaagaaaatgttcagatAGCATTAGCTTTGTCCCTGGGATGGATTATCATTAGTCCATCAGAGAAagtgcttaaatatttttttccccacaattgctattgctaactatttccctccatctattcctccccactcccatttattctattctctctctctctctctctcctttcactttgtccttcaaaagtgtgttgtggggcagccaagtggcacagtggacagagcactggccctggagccaggaggacccaagtccaaatccaagcttccccccaccaccacccaacAACTacccagccatgtgaccctgggcaagctaccctaccccacagccttgcaaacaaaaaaaaag
This region includes:
- the PDCD2L gene encoding programmed cell death protein 2-like; amino-acid sequence: MFPSARPRLPEACPSAESVVGACAQGTIAVMAAAGAPVLLGLRDAEMRGALAASQDGAWAVNKVGGIPDSLPAVPAPRPECRRCAAAMALVVQVYCPLQGSPFHRLLHVFACVRAECGGQPCSWKVFRSQFLQVQEDHTQDPGTKQKEKNNFAVEDWCEGAEDWGDDSESDLAPWITNDLLDSNAGDNINVDEDIECMSQFQKLKLDETLSDSCSFGHTRPAEEGHALPHSSDPVFQPYYINVVDEEDYTNFVDTNHAQKLLQEYRQREGVELELLIAQSFIFDSGERYEKAVSKSNDKMFYKFMKRISACREQILRYSWNGQPLFITCPSPDVTEIPSCSNCGSYRIFEFQLMPALVSMLKNTLLDISVEFGTVLIYTCQKSCWPTNHHTPMEEVCVIQEDPDQMLFK